The following is a genomic window from Neodiprion lecontei isolate iyNeoLeco1 chromosome 4, iyNeoLeco1.1, whole genome shotgun sequence.
AGGTGACGCAGACGTATACAGCACAATATTCAATCACCATGTCTGGACGAGTCTTGCCTCTTATTTTCGTATGCCTCCAAGAGTCTACATGGCAGGTACGTTTGGACCCAGAGTGCAGAAGACGGTCAATGAGTACGCCAAGATGTATAGCAACGTTGTTATTACATCTTCCAAATCCGGTAAACTCACACCGGGTTTGTACAAGGACTTCTTGCGTAATGCTTTGAAACCATACgtacaaaacgaaaaatttctcctTCTGATCGACTCTTGGGGTGAGCACACGAACCCGGAGTGGTACGATGAGATGTTTCAGGACGATAAAAAGTTACCAACGTGCACTATGAAGGTCATTCCTCCAAAGTGCACTCCTCTCGTCCAACCGTGTGACGTATACTTTTACCGgcaggtaaaaaatttgatcaagcACCTTCAAAATCGTGCTTTTTTAATCGAGCGAGACCGTCAGATCAATTCCAGAGAAGATTGTATAAAAATCCAATCGATCGTGCACCACCAGTTGTcttcttcgattttttccgATATGATACGATACGCATGGTTTGCATCAAACCTGACGCACgatagaacaatttttttgaatgtaAATCAGGTGTGTTTTCCAACAGATACTTTAAAAAACAAGTGTTTCTGTAAAAACGCATCGTTTATCAGATGTGCTAGATGTCATGCTGTTTTATGCTTTCCATGTTTCTATGATAACTATCACTCTGGTTCGTGCGACATTCCGGCTACTTCTTGtcactaattgtaaattatctGCAAGTTTATAcggaacttttcaataaattgtacccacttgaattttatttgtaatattgtgtttcatttccaATGTTATTTGCATGAAACAACACGAATCCATATTATGTTCTATTTCAGGAAGCAAATGTTTGTTCGAGGAGTCACTGTTATGTTTCGAACGTTTGATTCTCACTACACGTATTCGTTTTGGAACATCGTTCATACTTCTTCCGTTAACTATACTTGGTAAACATTATgaaaacaattgataacatttttgaaatataactTTGTTTGCGAACAACATAATGATGTTCGAACTCGTCGGTTTTTCCGCGACAAAcggcatttaaaaaaaattattatatacataattgtTGAAACTGATTGCCGGGgattatgtatacacacacaattcaattccaaaaaaaatgaaattaaaaaaaaaaaaaaagaggtcgCCAGCAGCGAGATTCGATCCCGCGACCACCGGATTACGAACCAGAGAGCTTACCGCTGGGCCACGCGGCTATTGAATTATACAATCATCGCAGCAAAGTATTTGGATGCAATGGAATATTTCAGTGTCGATTTTCTCGACAACGCCAAAGAATGGCATGTTAGGGCTTTGCCACATTACACCTCTGGCCTTAAGCTTTTATTACGCGCAGTAtgaatcgaatctgaattTTACAATTGGCGGCCTCCCCTTGTTAGCCCCTCCCGACAGACAACTCGATGGCAgcatataattaattattgaagtAATCAGGTCTTTGGTATAACGCAATCGCCAATAAATTACATTTTGTAGTATAAACAAATTACAATGACAATCTAGAGTGTCTTCGATATGGCATAGTAGTGATTTAACAATTACATCTATGTACGTTAGTTAAAATTATATTAGTCTGCATTATCCTTTACCacgaaaatttgaatgtacagttttataaaaaatggaaaagaaaagagaacaGGGAAATTTTAcgtatctatctatctatctacgCGAAGGTTAATTTCTCGTGTGAGGCGCGTCCTCTGCTCCCCAGTCATTCAAATCGTCTCCCCACCCGTCATCGCCGTTACCTTCGTCGGGTGCAACTCCGACCACTTTTACATCGAACATACTGTTCGACGCTACCGCCGCAGTTTCAGCTATATGCAGAACTTGAGTTTTTTTAATCACAGGTTCCATGTCAGTAAAAAAGTTAAACTCTTCCTTCTGTATGTGCATAGGTTTCGAGTTCTTTATATCCAGCTCTGATATATCCGAAATTATCGATTTCTTCGAGTATTTTGGGGTTTCCACTTTGGCAGATGCTGAGTCTTTGGAATTCGCTCTCGTTGCATCCTGCGTTGTCGTTTCCAACGGATTCTCCTCGTCTTCGGCAACGCTTAGTTCGCTAGGATTCGCTCTTGGGTTGGCAGATTCCTGAGCGTCCCAGTCCGACCAGTTGCCGTCTTCGTCGTGAGAAATGGAGTTAGAATCGTTTCGATCCTCTCCGCCATCCGGAGACGGTCTTTCCGGTAATTCCAAGACTGCCATTTTGGTTCGCAACAACACGTCTGGCACACTCGCGCCGTTCGGTGCTGCTGGTCGTACTTTGGTCTCTCTCAATCTGGGAGCCTTTTTTGGCCGTCCATCTGTGAACAGTTTTCCCCTATTTCCACCAATCACAGTTGCCGAACCCAACAGGGGAATGAGATCGGCCAGGGCTCTCAGTGTCGTGCTAACTAAATGGTCGTCTGTGTCTTTAATACCGACCAGCAGTTCAGGTAAAACGTGCTGCTTCAGTTCATCCAGCTGGAACGCACTAACGAACGAATTGAAATGGGACAGAAGCAGGAGCCTGATTTGGGCATCGCGTACGCAGAACATCTGCAGAAGTTTCGGTATCAGGTATCTCTTGAATGTTGAGAGCGTGAAAAGGAGATCCGACTCGTTATTATCATCTGTAACTAAAAAGTGATTCAACTATTAACTACACCGTCGTCGACAATGCATGCGCTTGGATCATTCCGCTCTCACCTTTCGGTGTCAAAACGAATGGTAGCAGTTTAGATTGGGCTGTAGAATCAAGGAGAACCATTCTAGAGAGGAGCAATACGCCAAGTTGTTCGGCGACGATTTtttctggaaattttttcaattcaaccaCCAGATTTCtgcaagaaaaaagaataggAAATACGTTGATTAGAAGCTGGAAGATTTGAACACAAATCGTTTTCTGTGGGTAAACTTACGAGAAGAAATCTTGCTTCTCCGTATCACTTTTCAATGGTAATTCCATGAGGAAACTGTGTATAGTTATAAATTCATGCGTAAAGAACGGGTGAACTAGGACGGAGGAAAGTTTGGTTCTCAATGTTGGATCAGCATTCTGCAAATGTTTCTTTGATAACTCTTTGAATTCTGCCAGGGCAGGGACGTCTTCTGTCGTgcagagaggaaaaaaaaaacagaatattATCCAAAACCGAAATAGCACTGGGTGAATTCTTCCGCAAGATCGCGACAACTTACCGTCGCTTTTCTGCCTCAAGACCTCCTCTGCCAATACTCCGAATGCAAACTGATCAATGGCAGAAGGCTCCATGAGAACAGCGGATTTTCCGCCATCCTCCTCTGGCGATATTGCCTTTTCATATCTGTAGTTTCTAGTCTTCTGTAAATAAGCAGGTGTCAATTCAGTGAATCTGCATAAATATTCCAGCCCCCCCAATTTCCAAAATCCATCAGGTGTGACATAAATGGCGCTGTTAGAAACATTGTTGTGAGAAGCGAGCGCCTTTTCATGGAGAAAAATCAGGGCACGTAAAATGTTGTGCAGTCCAATGCAAATCTGCAGAGTTGTTTGCATTCCGATCACCTGGACAAGTGGCTTGACTTCCTCCGTCGCGAGGAAGAATTTGCTACCCTTGTGCCAGGATGCAACGTACTTCAATATACAGGGATGACGATGCAGCATAAGGTGCTGAAAGAAAAACGCGTCGATCACAATTTGCTCAACATAATTCCTTAAACTATTCTCTGCGCTCGTGGCAAACATATGTTATGCGACGGCTGGACGTGCGCCTAGAAATTGCAAATTACAGCGCCGGCTTGATTAGGATCGCCTGCAATTGACACCTCTTTGTAAAAACGTTGTCGCATGCCCCCACCTTGGCAGCTTTCTCCAAGGGCGACGGCTTGCCGAAATTCGCACCAGAGTGCAATGACGGCTCGCTGACGAATACTGATAACGTTTGCTGACTGGGTTCACTCAAGCTGGCACTATGATGAAGCCAAAAGTCCGTGATCTCAACGGCCTTCTCGTCGATCTCCAACCCGCCCAGGGCACTCTTCTCGTTACccataaataattcaattctgtTGATCAATCCCCGCCGTGTTTACGTGGCAAAAATCACAAGACTGCTCGCAGGTACGACGAGTTGTCTGCTTTTCAGGTTAGGTTAGGCTGGGTTTGGTTAGGTTCATGCATCTCTGCCATTGTCATATTCTTATCGCAAGCCGTAACCGCCGTAAcccagagatgagtagggagatctccaacgctcggcttttcttgataccagctaggttggagcgtcgacgtgacacctaggcggccacgcaccgaaggtggccgaCAATCGTGTATATATGATATACTCGGTCGATCGAGCAagtggttgccaatcgcatccttgtccccgctcacacagatgtttccaggaatgcaagaattgggatttttcttgattcaattatgaatgtcagcgaataaaagtatctccagatttgataaattttggattcaattagcAGACGCTGAACCAAAGtaattaaccattcccagcccgaatacttttttttttttttttaataaatattatttttttattgatatgaaaatatgtgacgcctggtggtctcgaatatttgtacacgcagtctatgtaaaaatattacgaagccagctcgatagcatttatgcaaaatgtgcaatacGCAGGTGGttgggggaaattttttttctctcgaactgaatcttccagaAAATCATTAGCGAATTCCAAGCAAGCTCCGTAAATATTCCGAGCTAACGCGCGATCATGGAAGTAGCTGTAGCGTGgctgagtggataccacatGAGGATGGAGTGATGCGGGACACGGGTTTGATCGCAGttcacttttcatttttgaagttatacttctttaggcgcgttatgaaaaactgatgagagtgaaatttcacgatgcgcgcgcatcactgtaacacaaaactgtaacacaaaattaacaggatgaagttgcccactcaaccgaattcatgcgcgcgcatcactgtaacacaaaattaacaggatgaagttgcccactcaaccgaattcattaagtctcgaaaaaaagctaaatatttatccacatgattttagtttttacagtcaCAACACGTGTTTTACTTTCATACAAGTACGAATTATATatgtggcaataaaatatattcagtagtgatttaaattaaatatttggattaatattatttactatttgtgaatattagtgaaaaaattgtgctaaaatactttttcaagtgctccaatataattgaggttagttatccgtatgtattatttattgatataaattaaaatatcattatttagtacaattaatactaaatattattaaattatcaatgttgaatatttattattggttttttaatatttacaaaataaagaaataaatttaatagaacatttaataaaaagttcgtgacaaaaatttaatagattatttaaatataatgtaagacatccgttatttgttttattgttttttactacatacttcttttctttattattgtGTGACAGAAGATTTTGacatgttgtgtattttttaatgatgccaaagaagtacaacttctcacgcgcgtacataagtacacgcactcattttttttttttctttatttttttttttttaatccaatCCCGGCtttctttttgtattttcggagagaaaaaacaaatgaaagaaagcAAATTTCGAGGgccggtcgattttttccttctttccttttgctttttttttactgaacccaCTTTTTTTGTAGTGGAGGTAACccagaagagaacaaataattgaaacaataaaataccgagagtgaatcgatttgttccTCGTTTTTGGcgcccctttttttttacttaatccCTGCCCGTTTTTTATTTCGGGTAACTCATAAGAGAGAAAATAGATGAAAGTGAGAGtgaaccgatttttttttccttacatttttttttatttcgaatttttactTAATCCCGgtttcttttttgtatttttgataaccgagaagagaaaaaaggaatgaaaataacaattccGACAGTgtgtagatttttttacatttttcttttttttttttcgtttctttatttGGTAACccggatgagaaaaatttcagctatcTCTCTCGCAATCATGTGTCAGCTGATCAATCCTCGCGTGCTCTTAGaagagaatatatatatatatatatatatatatattcccggtttattgttttttgcatTATACTTCGACTTCGCCGGTCGACTCTCAATTCAAATGTTTGCGAGAAATTTTGCATGTATATCTCGAAATATATCCCGAAACGACCAAGTTTACAATGTATTACTTTGTATGCGATCACGGATTCCCCCAAACGTATCCaccaatttttcgatcgtCAGTCGCAACTCGTGTTACGAATACTCAACATCGTAATCTCGTAATAAGGGAGTGACTTCTGTATGTGCTTTGTTGCGTCGAAAAACATCAACAATGGATGAAAACAAACCGCAACGTGCGCGCGATCTCTGCGCTTACCGTGGTTATAACAATTCGAAATTTACGGGAACAAAACTATACAGGTTTCCTGTGGCAGGAGATTGCCGCCTTGATGCGTGGGTAAAAAATACCGGTAAGTGTTGCCTTGTAATTATTTGCCTTTTTTCTCGAAATGGAAAAGTACAAGAATCTCGGAGAACAGTGAAATCTAGAATAACTAACGCTATGCGAAAAAGGATGTACTGAAGAATGCTTGGTACatttatttcttaatttttttttattttcaaaaattttttttcgattctatccagcatacaaaatttttttttataatttcaattcctaaatgaaaaatgagtgCTTTCACGCATCATCAGAAACGTCTGCCGTGTCTCTTGAT
Proteins encoded in this region:
- the LOC107218172 gene encoding protein-associating with the carboxyl-terminal domain of ezrin isoform X1, coding for MGNEKSALGGLEIDEKAVEITDFWLHHSASLSEPSQQTLSVFVSEPSLHSGANFGKPSPLEKAAKHLMLHRHPCILKYVASWHKGSKFFLATEEVKPLVQVIGMQTTLQICIGLHNILRALIFLHEKALASHNNVSNSAIYVTPDGFWKLGGLEYLCRFTELTPAYLQKTRNYRYEKAISPEEDGGKSAVLMEPSAIDQFAFGVLAEEVLRQKSDEDVPALAEFKELSKKHLQNADPTLRTKLSSVLVHPFFTHEFITIHSFLMELPLKSDTEKQDFFSNLVVELKKFPEKIVAEQLGVLLLSRMVLLDSTAQSKLLPFVLTPKVTDDNNESDLLFTLSTFKRYLIPKLLQMFCVRDAQIRLLLLSHFNSFVSAFQLDELKQHVLPELLVGIKDTDDHLVSTTLRALADLIPLLGSATVIGGNRGKLFTDGRPKKAPRLRETKVRPAAPNGASVPDVLLRTKMAVLELPERPSPDGGEDRNDSNSISHDEDGNWSDWDAQESANPRANPSELSVAEDEENPLETTTQDATRANSKDSASAKVETPKYSKKSIISDISELDIKNSKPMHIQKEEFNFFTDMEPVIKKTQVLHIAETAAVASNSMFDVKVVGVAPDEGNGDDGWGDDLNDWGAEDAPHTRN
- the LOC107218171 gene encoding uncharacterized protein LOC107218171 isoform X1, coding for MRSLTQLITASKISVVPVPVHVQQNSHRKRVKGCPGKPTRHQQGDADVYSTIFNHHVWTSLASYFRMPPRVYMAGTFGPRVQKTVNEYAKMYSNVVITSSKSGKLTPGLYKDFLRNALKPYVQNEKFLLLIDSWGEHTNPEWYDEMFQDDKKLPTCTMKVIPPKCTPLVQPCDVYFYRQVKNLIKHLQNRAFLIERDRQINSREDCIKIQSIVHHQLSSSIFSDMIRYAWFASNLTHDRTIFLNVNQVCFPTDTLKNKCFCKNASFIRCARCHAVLCFPCFYDNYHSGSCDIPATSCH
- the LOC107218172 gene encoding protein-associating with the carboxyl-terminal domain of ezrin isoform X2 translates to MRQRFYKEHLMLHRHPCILKYVASWHKGSKFFLATEEVKPLVQVIGMQTTLQICIGLHNILRALIFLHEKALASHNNVSNSAIYVTPDGFWKLGGLEYLCRFTELTPAYLQKTRNYRYEKAISPEEDGGKSAVLMEPSAIDQFAFGVLAEEVLRQKSDEDVPALAEFKELSKKHLQNADPTLRTKLSSVLVHPFFTHEFITIHSFLMELPLKSDTEKQDFFSNLVVELKKFPEKIVAEQLGVLLLSRMVLLDSTAQSKLLPFVLTPKVTDDNNESDLLFTLSTFKRYLIPKLLQMFCVRDAQIRLLLLSHFNSFVSAFQLDELKQHVLPELLVGIKDTDDHLVSTTLRALADLIPLLGSATVIGGNRGKLFTDGRPKKAPRLRETKVRPAAPNGASVPDVLLRTKMAVLELPERPSPDGGEDRNDSNSISHDEDGNWSDWDAQESANPRANPSELSVAEDEENPLETTTQDATRANSKDSASAKVETPKYSKKSIISDISELDIKNSKPMHIQKEEFNFFTDMEPVIKKTQVLHIAETAAVASNSMFDVKVVGVAPDEGNGDDGWGDDLNDWGAEDAPHTRN